The sequence TTTTATACTTAGCAAATTTTTGTTGACAATATTCAATGGCATCTTTATCCCAATCGATTCCCACAACTAAATCGATTTCAAAGTGCTGTAAGATTTTTTCTGTATGTCCACCGCCACCGATCGTGGCGTCAATAAAGAGTATTTTTTCGGTTTTGCATTTACTAAATACCGGAGACAAATAGTGCAATATTTCATTAGCCATTACTGGAACGTGAAAAACATTTGAGCTAGTTAAAGTTAAGCTATTGACCACTTTCGTCTGTTTTTAATTTTTTACTTAATTCTAAATATTTGTCGATGTTTTCTAGATCGGAGTAAAAGCGCGATTGGGCGTCTTGCATGTAATTTTCAAAATTTTCCGGATTCCAAATTTCAAAATAATTACCTACCCCAGCAATCACTGCCTCGTTTTTTATTTGAGCATAATCTTTAAAGTGCTGGGGGATAAGAATTCGTCCCTGGGAGTCTATTTTTACTGTTACGACGTTTTGTTCTAATAATCTTCTTATTCGTAGTGGGTCAGAATGAAATCGAGATAGTTTTAATGCAATTGAGTCTTCAAATTTTTCCCATTCAACAAGCGGATGAACTTCTATTGTATTATCACGCCCCTTATTTAATACCAAGTGATCTTTTGTTTTTCTACTTAGATTGGCCCGGAAAGGCGCAGGGATTGCTACCCTACCTTTGTCGTCAACCGCGTGCCGGTAATAACCACGAAAACGATTATTCACCATATTTCACCATTTTATGCCAAAATTCACCACATAATATAATAAAAGCAACTTTAATTGTCAAGGGAAAAATTTATAACTATTTTTTATTTAAAGAATTGAAAATCAATCTATTGTGAACGGCAATATAATACAAATACTTATAACTGTCCTTACCGCTAATTGGGTTTTTGTTTCGGTAGGGTATTTTTAACTTTTATATGGTTTTTTAGTATTTCACTGTCGGCAATTTCTTGACGTAGTCGTCTTATCTGGTCTCGGATTTCTGCTGCGTGTTCAAATTCTAATGCTTCTGCAGCTTTTTTCATTTCATTTGTTAATTCTTTTAAAAGCGCTATTTTTTGTGATGTCGTTAGTTCTTTTATGTTGTTAGGAAATTCTAAAGCGGTAGTTTGTGATTTTGTATCGGCAACAATGGTAGTTTTGATTACTTGGTCGATCGATTTTCGGACGGTCTGGGGAATAATATTATGTTTTTTATTGTACTCCAGCTGTTTATTTCGACGACGAGCCGTTTCCTGTAGAGCATTTCTAACAGATTTCGTTATATTATCTACGTAGAGGATGACTCGACCAGAGACATTTCGGGCGGCACGACCAGCAATTTGAATTAAACTTCTTTCGTCGCGCAAAAATCCCTCTTTATCTGCATCTAAAATAGCAACCAAAGCTACTTCCGGTAAGTCCAATCCTTCGCGTAAAAGATTAATACCCACCAAGACATCGAATTCCCCTAGGCGAAGTCCACGAAGAATTTCTACTCGCTCGATGGCATCAATTTCTGAGTGTAAGTATTTGACTTTAAATCCGATTTCTGTGAGGTACTCAGCTAAATCCTCAGCCATTCGCTTTGTAAGCGTAGTAACAAGAACTCGTTCTTTTCGACTAATGCAAATTCTAATCTCGTTAATTAAATCATCGATTTGATTTTTAGTAGGCCGTACAATCATTTCCGGATCAACTAATCCCGTGGGACGGACAATTTGCTCGACAACCTCGTTGCCGCTAAGCCGAATTTCATATTCGGTTGGGGTAGCTGAGGTGAAGATACATTGGTTTATTAAGGAATAAAATTCTTCAAATTTTAATGGCCTATTGTCTAATGCCGACGGAAGCCGGAACCCGTATTCAACAAGCACTTCCTTTCGTGAGCGATCACCATTGTACATTCCAATAATTTGCGGTATTGTTTGGTGGGATTCATCAATAACCATCAAATAATCTTTTGGGAAGTAATCCAACAGACAATAAGGCCGAACCCCCGGAGGACGACCTGAAAGGTGCCGTGAGTAATTTTCGATTCCTGGGCAATAACCAAACTCCTTAAGCATTTCGATATCAAACAATGTTCTAGTTTTTAATCGTTGCATTTCGAGAAGTTTGTTTTCTGCTTTAAGTTCTGCTAATCGATTAGCTAATTCTGCCTCGATACTTTTAATAGCTCGCTCGATATTGGATGGGGATGTAACAAAATATTTTGCCGGATAGATTACTATCTTTTCTCGTTGTTCAAGAACGCGGTTAGTTATTAAGTCAAAAGTTGTAATTCTTTCTAGTTCGTTACCGTAAAATTCCAGCCTAACTCCATAATCACAATGTGAGGGATGGAATTCGATAATATCGCCTCGAACTCGAAAACAGGCACGTTTTAGTTCTAAGTCATTACGGGTATATTGAAGGTATACCAACTTTTCAATTATTTCGTCACGTTGATGGTTTTTACTAACTTCAAGTGGGAATATTTGATTTTTATATTCCTCTGGTTCGCCGAGATTATATATACATGACACTGAGGCAACAATTATTACATCTCTACGTTCTAATAGACTAGCTGTAGCTCGTAGTCTTAATTGTTCAATTTCTTCGTTAATGGCTGCATCCTTTTCGATATATAAATCAATTTCAGGTACATAGGCTTCGGGTTGGTAGTAATCGTAATATGAAATAAAAAACTCTACAGCGTTTTCCGGAAAAAATTGTTTAAATTCACCGTACAGTTGTGCCGCTAATGTTTTGTTATGGGAGATTACAATTGTCGGTTTGTTTACTTGGGCTATGACATTAGCAATTGTGAATGTCTTACCCGAGCCAGTGACTCCTAGTAAGGTTTGGAATTTTTTTCCTTTCTTAATTCCTTCGACCAATGCCTTAATAGCTTGAGGTTGGTCACCCGCCGGTTTATACGAGGCTTTTAATTTAAACATATATTGTAAAATTAAATGTGATACGGTTAAAGATATGGTTATTTAGGTTTTTGGTAACGAGTGGGCCGAAGATGTAAAAGATTAAGTCCAATTTGATTTTCAGGAATTCGCATAATTTTTTTGCTGTATGTTTTAATCATGATTTCACATGTTGCCGAAACCTTTGCTGAAAAAAGATGTCCACTATAACTAACAAAATTTTCCGGAGAAATTACTATGTGAATATGAATTATCGGATCAGTGCCTATATAAGAGATATTACCAATAAGTGAGCTAATTTCGTGATCTTCAATAAACAATCGTTTTTTATACAATTTTTCTTTAACATCATAATAGCCTAGAGTAATTTCTTTAGCAGTCCCAATACCCCACAAAAATCCACTCTTAATTTTTTTTGCGATTGCAAACTGTTTAATAGTATCAATGATTTCTTCGTCGGCTTGTAGTTTTAAAATATATTCATCTTTTAATTTCAAATACTCCATAGTTAATTTTACTCCGTTATTATTAAAAAGTCAACGACAATTTTTAATTAACCATTTTATTGCGCCATATATATCACATGGACTACCCGGGGTATGTTCGCCATGTCTTATGACTAAGGTGTTTTTTATTTTTCGGATTCGGAAAATACTATCCATATAATAGTTATATTTAAGATTCCAGTCATTTGTTCGAGAGGAAAGATATATTAGTTTATTTTTTAGCCGCGGCCAGTCAGCAAATACTAAAGCTTGGGCATGGGCACACTCAGATATTACACCTCTGAAAAATTCAGGATGAAGGAATAATGTGGCCAATGCCTGCACTCCTTGGCCCGAAAAACCGTAAATAAATACGCAGTTGCTATCAACGGGATATTTGGCTAATGCTTTTTTATAGCAAGTAATAATATCTTGATCGTTTTCCAAGAGGTTACGATGATTTCGACTCTTATGACAAGAAAAAATTATCCAATTTACACTATCAGCAATAAATTTAATAGAGTCGATGTGTGCTTTTACGGCACCTTGGCAGTGAAGATATAATAATGCTGGTACGCGATTCTGAGATTTCAAAACCGTTTTAGGTATATAGAAACAGTCACTGTCGTTATCAACAACAAAAAGTTGTGCTATACTACAAGATACAAGACCCAATATTACCATAAAAATTAACCGTTTCACTTTGGATAATTTTGAACAGCTTAGTTTATTTCGATTGGTTTAAGAACAAGATAAATCCACTAAATGGACCGAACAGGAAATGCAAGGATCATATGCCCGAACTACCATTTCCAGGATTCTTTCAATTTCAATTCTTTCCTCAGCACTCAACTTCCCAATTGGTCTGCTTTGCAGAGTATTCAATAAATTTGTTGCTGCGATGCGCAAATGATTTTCAATCGCATCTAAATTTTGAGTTGTCGGAATTACTAAATTAGCCCCGGTTACTAGTCCACGGGTGATTTCGTAATAATGATAAAGTGTGCCTCGGGGTGCTTCAACGGCACCAACATTTTTGCCAGTTAGTGTTGGCGGTTTTTGAATTTTGGTCTTGATAGATAATGTTTCTTTGTGGGTTACTAATTCATCAATAATTTCCGGAATATCTTCTAGGACGAAAAGGATTTCAATTGCCTGGGCTAAATTATTGTATAAAGGATTCCTTATCCAGCTTAAACTATAGCAACGGCGAAATGCATCGCCGGCTTTTCCGCGTAACCTTTCACCTAATAGATTGATTCGAGCGATTGCACCTACCACATAAGGTCGTTCTTTGTAGCGACACCGTTTGGCAGTTGAGTGGTCAACTATCCGCTCATTGGTTAATTCTAAGTAGCGCTCAATAGGGGCCTCTTCACCAGTTGAGATAAGAACCTTATCGCCCACAAAACCATACTTATCCGTTGGGGGTTTCAGGCACATAAAAACCATACCGTCTTCCATGGCAGTTGGATATTCCAAAGTGCGCATGAGTTCTATAAGTTCTTCGGCATCAGGGACTAATTTTTCTGCTTCTGACTTAATTTCCATTAGTTCTGAGACTGTCGGGGTTTTGCCAAAACCGCCTACTGTTGGATTTTCGCCGTGGGTATAACGAGCTGTAGTAATTTCCATTATATGGTTACCGAATTTTTTTAGTTTTAGGGCTTTAAGTACCTGCGGAGCAAAACGATCAGTCATGGCAATTGCCGATGGGTAATTAAGAAAATCCGGTAGGGCCAGAACAAAAGCGTGTAGAGCATGACTTTCAATCATTTCACCGTAATGCATTAATGTTCTCAAGAGATGAGTTTCTTTAGTAACTTTATAGCCTAAGGCTCGTTCAAAAGCACGAATTGCGGCGTAGCGGTGGGATACTGAACATATTGCACAGATTCTTGGAACGATACTTGTAGCCTCGGCTGGGGTTTTACCAATAACTAGAGTTTCAAATAGTCTTGGCCCTTCAGGGATATTTAACTTAACATTTTTTACTTTATCTTTTTGTATTTCCACTAAAATATTACCGTGTCCTTCAACTCGAGCAACTTGGGGTATTCTAATTTCCTGGTGTTTTACTTTTGGTTCTTTCATATTGTTAGCCCTTTCTTAATTGAGTTTTCTGATTTTTCGCAGCTGGTGACTTCCAAAGTTCCCGAAAACTATTAATAAATTTTGTGCCTCCAAAAAGTCGTAGTTTCCGCTCAATTTCTGCAAAATTATAACCTTTTTCTTTCAGAAGGTTAAACTCTGATGTTAAATTGGCTTCGTCGGCCGGCCCGAAACAACCAATGCAGGGTAAATTGTGAGATGGACAGCGTGCCTTGCAGCCACCAGCTGTCACTGGACCTAAACACAATTGGTTTTTTAGTAGCAAACACTCGTTTTCTTGCCATTTACATTCCCGGCAAACTGGAGTTTTCGGCATATCTACGGGTAGTTCTTTAAGTAATCGAGCATAATTATAAAGAAACAAATCACCGTCGATTGGACAACCGGGTATATAATAATCAACCGGGATTACAGCATCAACTGGTTTAGACTCAAAGGCCTTAACGATCGTGAACGGGGTCTTGCCATAAACCTTTTCAAATCGACGTTCAAATGTTCCTTTTGCATTTTCCATAGCCTGGACTCCGCCATAACATGCGCAGGTGCCCAGGGCGACTACTTTTTTAGTTCTAGGCCGGAGGTGTAATAAAAATTCTTCTTGTTCGTCGGTAGTTACTGAACCATCTAAAAAGGCTAGATCTTGTTCTTCTTCCCGGTTATTACTCTGGGCCATTAGAAACGAAACAACATTGGCGGCATTAAAGATATCAAGCAAAGAGTCCTCACAATTAATAATACTTAATAAACATCCGGAACATCCGGACAGATTATAAAATGCTACTTTAAGCTTTGACATAATTTATACTAAGTTTTAGATTAAATCCTTCATATGGATTACATCCCAATAGGAGAAAACCGGGCCATCGATACAAGTATAAATCGAGCCGATCACGCAATGGCCACATTTCCCAACCCCACAATGCATTCGCCGCTCTAGAGTCATAAGAATCTGATGTTTGGGAATACCTAATTTAATAATCTCATCAATTACGAATTTATACATAACTGGGGGTCCACATACTGTGACATAGGTGTTTTCCGGATCAATATTCGTCAGTTTTTTAAACAGGGTCGTGACCACTCCAATATTTTCAGTCCACCGGCCTGTGTCATCTTTATCTACGGTAAGATAACAGTATAAATCGTCGCGTTGTTTTAATTCCAAAAATTCTCGGCGAAAGAGCATTTCGGCCGGACGGCGCGCGCCGTAGAGAAAATAAATTTTGCCAAACTGGTCACGATTATCAAGACAATAAAGCAGTAGCGAGCGAAGCGGCACTGCACCCAAACCGCCCACCACAATAATGATGTCTTTGTTCTTAAACTTTTCCACGGGGAAACCATTGCCAAAAGGTCCACGTACTCCGATAATCTCGTTTTCTTTAAGCTTAAATA comes from candidate division WOR-3 bacterium and encodes:
- a CDS encoding NADH:ubiquinone oxidoreductase: MSKLKVAFYNLSGCSGCLLSIINCEDSLLDIFNAANVVSFLMAQSNNREEEQDLAFLDGSVTTDEQEEFLLHLRPRTKKVVALGTCACYGGVQAMENAKGTFERRFEKVYGKTPFTIVKAFESKPVDAVIPVDYYIPGCPIDGDLFLYNYARLLKELPVDMPKTPVCRECKWQENECLLLKNQLCLGPVTAGGCKARCPSHNLPCIGCFGPADEANLTSEFNLLKEKGYNFAEIERKLRLFGGTKFINSFRELWKSPAAKNQKTQLRKG
- the mraZ gene encoding division/cell wall cluster transcriptional repressor MraZ yields the protein MVNNRFRGYYRHAVDDKGRVAIPAPFRANLSRKTKDHLVLNKGRDNTIEVHPLVEWEKFEDSIALKLSRFHSDPLRIRRLLEQNVVTVKIDSQGRILIPQHFKDYAQIKNEAVIAGVGNYFEIWNPENFENYMQDAQSRFYSDLENIDKYLELSKKLKTDESGQ
- a CDS encoding prolyl oligopeptidase family serine peptidase, which codes for MKRLIFMVILGLVSCSIAQLFVVDNDSDCFYIPKTVLKSQNRVPALLYLHCQGAVKAHIDSIKFIADSVNWIIFSCHKSRNHRNLLENDQDIITCYKKALAKYPVDSNCVFIYGFSGQGVQALATLFLHPEFFRGVISECAHAQALVFADWPRLKNKLIYLSSRTNDWNLKYNYYMDSIFRIRKIKNTLVIRHGEHTPGSPCDIYGAIKWLIKNCR
- a CDS encoding PPC domain-containing DNA-binding protein, whose amino-acid sequence is MEYLKLKDEYILKLQADEEIIDTIKQFAIAKKIKSGFLWGIGTAKEITLGYYDVKEKLYKKRLFIEDHEISSLIGNISYIGTDPIIHIHIVISPENFVSYSGHLFSAKVSATCEIMIKTYSKKIMRIPENQIGLNLLHLRPTRYQKPK
- a CDS encoding Ni/Fe hydrogenase subunit alpha; this translates as MKEPKVKHQEIRIPQVARVEGHGNILVEIQKDKVKNVKLNIPEGPRLFETLVIGKTPAEATSIVPRICAICSVSHRYAAIRAFERALGYKVTKETHLLRTLMHYGEMIESHALHAFVLALPDFLNYPSAIAMTDRFAPQVLKALKLKKFGNHIMEITTARYTHGENPTVGGFGKTPTVSELMEIKSEAEKLVPDAEELIELMRTLEYPTAMEDGMVFMCLKPPTDKYGFVGDKVLISTGEEAPIERYLELTNERIVDHSTAKRCRYKERPYVVGAIARINLLGERLRGKAGDAFRRCYSLSWIRNPLYNNLAQAIEILFVLEDIPEIIDELVTHKETLSIKTKIQKPPTLTGKNVGAVEAPRGTLYHYYEITRGLVTGANLVIPTTQNLDAIENHLRIAATNLLNTLQSRPIGKLSAEERIEIERILEMVVRAYDPCISCSVHLVDLSCS
- a CDS encoding FAD/NAD(P)-binding protein, with the protein product MTDNIYLPEPMRIVRRYDLTEDVRFFQVRPIDMERALKLSYLPGQFMMVSLAGVGEAPFSISSTPSRPGLIEFGIRKVGILTEQLFKLKENEIIGVRGPFGNGFPVEKFKNKDIIIVVGGLGAVPLRSLLLYCLDNRDQFGKIYFLYGARRPAEMLFRREFLELKQRDDLYCYLTVDKDDTGRWTENIGVVTTLFKKLTNIDPENTYVTVCGPPVMYKFVIDEIIKLGIPKHQILMTLERRMHCGVGKCGHCVIGSIYTCIDGPVFSYWDVIHMKDLI
- the uvrB gene encoding excinuclease ABC subunit UvrB, whose protein sequence is MFKLKASYKPAGDQPQAIKALVEGIKKGKKFQTLLGVTGSGKTFTIANVIAQVNKPTIVISHNKTLAAQLYGEFKQFFPENAVEFFISYYDYYQPEAYVPEIDLYIEKDAAINEEIEQLRLRATASLLERRDVIIVASVSCIYNLGEPEEYKNQIFPLEVSKNHQRDEIIEKLVYLQYTRNDLELKRACFRVRGDIIEFHPSHCDYGVRLEFYGNELERITTFDLITNRVLEQREKIVIYPAKYFVTSPSNIERAIKSIEAELANRLAELKAENKLLEMQRLKTRTLFDIEMLKEFGYCPGIENYSRHLSGRPPGVRPYCLLDYFPKDYLMVIDESHQTIPQIIGMYNGDRSRKEVLVEYGFRLPSALDNRPLKFEEFYSLINQCIFTSATPTEYEIRLSGNEVVEQIVRPTGLVDPEMIVRPTKNQIDDLINEIRICISRKERVLVTTLTKRMAEDLAEYLTEIGFKVKYLHSEIDAIERVEILRGLRLGEFDVLVGINLLREGLDLPEVALVAILDADKEGFLRDERSLIQIAGRAARNVSGRVILYVDNITKSVRNALQETARRRNKQLEYNKKHNIIPQTVRKSIDQVIKTTIVADTKSQTTALEFPNNIKELTTSQKIALLKELTNEMKKAAEALEFEHAAEIRDQIRRLRQEIADSEILKNHIKVKNTLPKQKPN